Within the Salvia hispanica cultivar TCC Black 2014 chromosome 4, UniMelb_Shisp_WGS_1.0, whole genome shotgun sequence genome, the region TTGATGGAAACCGATCACACACCACATTGAGTCTTAATAATGTTTGTTACATTTAGGCCCATGAATGTTGGGCCAGTATTTCCTATATACTCTCTTTTCAGATTATTATCTTATCTCAAATTGAGACTATATCGAAAAACTTCACATTAATTTACATgttgaaacataaaattttaacatatacTCCTAGTATGTTAACATAATCTATAAAGGAAAATTCTAAACAGAGGtactaataaaatgttttcCCCTAAATTAGGGACACACTTGCGCGCTGGTGACCAAATTATTGGATGGGAGATTCAGAGTCCTACAATATAAATTTCTATGGgtataaatcattttataatgaattacaaatatgtttttaaaatatataagtttcaTTTTCGATCTTAAACTTGTCacgaataaaaaaatctaacataaattttgtttaaggTATAACACCACATCGAATATCAATTAGTGGATGGAAACATTGTATAATGTTGATTGCGATGGGATAACCTTGTTATACAAATCAAAGGAGTAGTTATAATTGTTGTTTGACTTCAATTTTGCTACAACACTGTTATTTAACACCACATGTCACACTTCAGGCACTATTTAAATGAATGGGCTAAATCGCTACCACTTAATTTATGATTAGTGCGTTCCAACTGGTTTCAAATTAAACATCTACTTTTCAAATCAATTCACaaatttttggatattgtaTAGTTTCCACTTTCCATGCAGTTTCATGAAATTGGAAAATACACGTTTTAACATCATGTGTGCGTGTCAACGTTTTTTGAATACATTATCAGTAGCTGAGATAgtctattataaaatatattagtgATAAAGTAATTTTGAAGAATTGTGAAACTCATATAGTAGTTGCTATTAgtagaaatatttatttctggACTATTGTTTATACATAGCAAGTAATGAAAAATACAGCTATTAATATGATGTCAGCTGCAATTTGCAAGCATTTCAAATGAAACATGAGAAATTTAGCCGccacatattttgtttgtttaccCTTTTATAGATCGCAGTCagtcaaaatttttgaagtCACATTgggaaattaaaatttaagctttcccatttaatttatttagcttcctattttataataatatttgttgtaaaataatctctcttattttttttcctctgtATCTCTcgacctttttcatttttcattttactctctttttacttaactcacctaatacaatttttcttaatatccGTACCGTAAAGAAACATCTTCATTACTATAAAACAGAGGAAATATCAAGTAACACTATTTTTAACTGTCATTTTCctcatctttcttaatttactaattatatattaattcttgtgcatccatatttttttataacagAAAAGAgcagtagtagtattaattttcttatatgaaattgtgttaatgagtggaaaagagaataaatactTTGGCGGTACATTTTTGTAAAGGACATAGACGTCATTATGAAAAATGGTcactactataaatagtaaaaactGAATTCATCAAAATCAGCTGCAGATCAAATCGGAATCGGGAGAAATGGAAGGTCTGATCCCGCTCCTCATCCGCGCCGTGAAGAAACAGAGGCCTCAGCACGCCTACCGCTGCCTCTCAGTCTCAGAGAATTCCGCCGGCAGAAGCTACCACCTTCTGCTCTCCTCACACCGCCGCACGCGATCCGGTTTCAATCCGGCCGAAGCATCGGAGAATTGCGCCGCTAGAGCCGCGTTGGAGGCTTCTCCTCATCCCAGTGCCGGAAATGGATCCAGGCGTCACGGCCGAATCTCACCCAGGGCTTGATCGGTTGAAGATGAAATCAAAACAGTTGGATTAgtcttcttattttcttttcttttcttttttaattatatgtttttgttgcgaacaattatttatttatgaccaaaatttatggaatctaattatatttttttaattctgcAATGTTTAAAAATACcctattttttcttgattatttAGGACAAAATATGTATagtctgatttatttttataccaATATCCATAGATTTTGTGTGTGGGATATAGATTTGCAAaacattatgaattttgaCTTTCAAAtctaaatgcaaaaaaaaaaaacagataattgaaaaaaatatcaaatattatactattagtAAAAGTTGTGAGATTGATTATAATTGTAGTTCACCCATAacataattgtttttaaaatatgccAGGtacatcaatttaatttgacGAATATACCTTCATGAAGTGTGACTacttgaatattttgaaataacaGAAAATAGGGTGAACAAAATCACAACCCTAATTTAACGAAGTAGCGCCGGCCGATGGCGTTCAAGTGGAAATCGGTGTTCGACGTTTCCGCCATTAAATCCGATTTCCAGGTAGCCGGTTTGAACCCTAACTTCATTCCCCAAATCTGGAAACACGTCTTGAAAAATCCTGATTGCCGATGGGATGATATCCCTTCTCTGCCCTCCGCGGCTTACCATCTCCTCCATTCCAAGTTCAAACCCTCCACTTCTACTGTCCATGCCGCCATAGATTCTTCCGACCTCGTCACCACTAAGCTCCTCATCAAATTGCAGGTTACTGCCATCagttttgtttaatttgcattttttatcaaCTCTTCTGCTTATAATCTGTCGGAGCTCTACTGTGATTGTATATTTCGATTCACATTGCGTCTTTGCTCTGCTTGTTTAGATAGCTGGTTTTGAAAAGTAATTGAGGTCAAATCAATGCTTTAATGATTACGAATTTGATTAGTCTAAACAGACTTGAACTTTACTATTCTCTTATGATTGTGTTTGTATATGCTGTTATAGGCCTTGTTGGGATAAATCTTTGGTGTTTCCGGTCTATGTTCTGTTTGAAAAAACTGAGAATGAAAGTGTACTGAATTATAAGAAGAATCTTCCTTGGAACGCGATATGTTcggttatattttttagtagaACATAGCCTGTATCTGACCTGAGTATGTTTACAAGACGGTTTTTGGTAACATTTTGTTGGTTGGTTTGATTCATGAATGTCATCTGGTTCTACTTTGTTGTTGCTAGAATGGAGAATTTGTGGAGGCTGTGATAATGAGATATGATACTCGATTGGGTAAATATGATGGGAAACCTCGTCTTGGTGGTCCTAGGTCAACCTTGTGCGTATCCTCTCAGGTAAATATTGTGGAACATGgaatcacaaatttataagttGCCTACTCTGTGTGCAGCTGAACATTTCTGTATAGCGATAATGTTTGTAATGTTGTTGTTATTGTAGGTCGGGTGCAAGATGGGTTGCAATTTTTGCGCGACAGGAAGCATGGGATTTAAGAGCAATCTGACGTCGGGGGAAATTCTGGAACAGTTAGTTCATGCATCGCGCATATCAGCTATACGCAACGTTGTCTTTATGgtataaactttttaaaataacacatGTTAGCATCGCACTGAATTGTTTAGTGCTTTACTGGTAACTAACTGTTAACTCGATATCTCCTGACTTTCATGTGGAGGAAGTAACTGTTGTTATTTTGAAGTACGGTCAGAATTGTATACAACGGTTGATTATAACGAATCAGAAACAAATGAAAAGTCATACAATCACAAGTTTAAAGAGCTAGACACAAGTACTTGTTCTTAATAAACCAATTACTGGGTTAAGCAAGCAGCGCTTTAAGTTCTCTGAACTCTGAAGTTGAGTAGATTATGCTAAAATGTTTGTACGAAGTACCATGTAGACACTTTACCTTTCTGCAAACTGCAACAATGAGCTCAATATACTGCTTTAGTTATGTTCTTGCTTATCcatcaaaagtcaaagaagATCATTCCATTTGTAATAGCTGTGATTGTTGTGTGGGCTCAAGTTTGAACTGATGTCATTTGTATATCATTATTTGTTGTGAGCAGGGAATGGGAGAACCTCTAAATAACTACTCGGCAGTGGTGGATGCTATCAGAGCCATGACAGCTTTTCCTTTCCAGCTGTCTCCCAAGAAAATTACTCTCTCAACGGTGCGTACTATTTATTCTCATGATCAATGTCTTTCAtgtttatcttattttgtacTACCTATTTCTGGATCTCTTGGTTATTTTTGCACTGGGTTAGTTCCACGAAGTTTCTCATAATTGCATGGGAAGTGACAACTTGACTCGGTCACTTGTTAGGCACCATCTTTGcttgattttgattaattgCAAATTGTGCATAGGTTGGCATAATACATGGCATTAACAAGCTGCAGAAAGACATGCCAAACTTGAATCTAGCAGTCTCACTGCATGCACCAGTTCAAGAGATCCGCTGTCAGATTATGCCTGCTGCTAGGGCTTTCCCTCTGGAAAGACTAATGAATGCATTACAAGAATATCAGACTACCAGGTgtcattttttctcaatttgcCAACCTCTCATGACCAccagatttttcatttttattagagATGATTAGAGCAACTCATTCGATTTTTCTGTAGTCAGCAAAAGATATTGATCGAGTACATAATGCTTGATGCTGTCAATGATGAGGAGCAGCACGCTCACCAGCTTGGCAAACTGCTTGAGACATTGCAATCGGTAACCTTCAATGTGCTAAGTTGCAATATCTGCTCATTTTTTTGAGGTCTCATCCTCAGATCTAAGGCCATTCTCTGATTTCACGCAGGTTGTAAACTTGATACCTTTTAATCCTATCGGTTCTCTAAGCTGTTATAGTACCAGTGATGATCAGAAAgtcatcaaatttcaaaaaatacttAGAGGCACTTACAACATCCGTACAACAATCCGTAAGCAAATGGGACAAGACATAAGTGGAGCATGCGGCCAGCTTGTAATAAAAAAGCCAGATATCTTAACAGACATTGAAGATCTCCGTATTTGATTTTCCAGGTCAGATCATTTGAGTTCTTTCATACACACCTGATTAAGCATCACTAGATTCAGAAACTATTTCTGTTGGCCTTCATAAACTTCATGATTCAAACTTTAACTTGCATCGGTTTAGATGATAATGCATATCTAGACATTTCCTCCAAAGCCAGAATTTAATGTTTGATCGCATTCACATTTGCTCGTCTCTACTTTAGGACTGCCTGATATTGATATGGATTACTTGACTAGTGACACAGGACAAATATGCGATCTGGGCGCTTTCGTGCTCTGGAGTAAAGCATAGCCTAGCGAATCAAGAGTGAACTAGGTCGAAATCATTCCATGATCGATGAGATATTATTATGTCGATTATCAGTAGGCAATGTATCAAAAGCTTTCTTACTATCTCATTGTTGTCCAAGTTATAGGTCATATCTTAATcaagtcatttcattttatttgccGCAATATAATATAAACGACAAGACGATGAATTTTTGGAAAGAGATATCTGTTTACATcaagtaaataaatagttgATGTTTGAGCTAAAAGTTTGAGATAACCAAGGGTTGCAACTTAGAAATATACTTGCTATGTTAAAACAATAAACTAATAACAAATACCtacacaaaaaattatattcatcatactaacataaattttaattaactgAAAATatgtatacaaaattaatatgtcaaaaatagataaatatgaaaaaagtaaaatgatttCATTCTAGAATTAATGGAAGAGTTAAAGGCCAAAACTGGTCTTGAATATATACCCATTTTATGATTTGGTCCTataatttatcttttgaattgttgcatcctgaacatttcaattcggatcacaattggtcctacactaacaattgcatcaatttttaaatggtTTTAACTCGATTTTGACCgatttttaaacggttttaatCCGAATGGGACTgttaaaaccatcaaaattgggttaaaaccgtttaaaaattgatggaattgttagtgtaggaccaattgtgatccgagttgaaatATTCAGGAtgcaaaaaattcaaaaaataaagtataagaccaaaatcataaaatgtaCATATATTTAGGACCAGTTTTGGCCATACTATtgatggaaataaaaaattgatggttGATTGAACAATAATAACATGATTCATAATGTTAATATTCTTTAGACAAAAAGTGAGTAGTAAATAGTAACTTAAGATTTACTACATTAGATGAATTCTTTTCTTCTATAACAAATACTATCACTTATAATTATAGGACTCCGACCAGTTCAACTACatcaactaaaaaaagaattatgatcaatacaataaaagatttacaaaaaaataaataaaaaaaattgatgaaaaataattgttgTGTCTGATTGAATAATATTTAACCTATTCATAATGTTAATATTAttcacaacaaaaaaattgctaaTAAATACTCTATCCGAGTATGAATTCTTTCCTTTATTCTgttcctgaaaaatatgaactatttcttttttagtccgttattgaaaagtatgaatattctaattttaatagcatattttctttttaatgcGGCGATACTCATTTTCCtttaacaatactttaaaactttttctatgtatctctattttactttatcaattatgtattaaaactcgtggccaactaaatgttcatatttttcagaatAGGAGGGATTaataatatcacttttattattctgaTTCACATTAGATGCATTCTTTTACGTataacaatatataattatcgAACTCTAAATCGATCGAACTACATCAaccacataaaaatatgttacaacctattcataatgataatattattcacaaaaaagtgctaataaatagtagtatcaCTTATAATTAGTCGGATTCACATTAGATGAattattttcatctataaGAATATCAATTACAGTCACTTATAATTAGTCGGATTCACATTAGATTAGGGGTGGGGAAACGGTTCTTGGTTAACCAAGAACTGAATAAATAAGGTCAAGGTTCGGTTTCGGTTAGTGGGTTTAGAATTTAGGCGGTTCTCGATTCTAACCGAGATCCGAAGGGTTAGAACTGAAGAACCGATagtttaggatttaattttaaaacttaaattataCTTTAAATTGCATTATTTGGATAATTTGTCATAGTTTGGTAATTGTGCATATATGCATTGTTTTACTCtacgttttttcattttaatccaTTTTCATTGTAGgatgtttttctttcttttttttttcaattacacgaaatatatctttatttatattctacttaatttttgtcaaaatCAGTTTCTAGCGCAATTGGTAACCTATCATTCCTTCTTCTCTTCCATCCAAATCGAGACCtagcaaacaaaataaattctttttttatttaaaaattgcaatTGATTTTGGTTCCTTCGGTGGAACCGAAGAACCTATAGGTCAGAAATTGCAATTGATTTCGGTTCCTTTGGTGGAACCGAAGAACCTATAGGTCAGAACCGATCGGTTCCTTGAGGAACCAAACAGACTAAAGGTTCAGATTCGGTTTCTGTtctagattttaaaaaaatgggagTCGGTTAGCCTACTAATCGGTTCGGACCGAATCCCCATTCCTAATTAGATGAATTCTTTTCATCCATAAGAATATTCCCTTATATTATCGGACTCTAAACAGATCGAACTACATTATCtatgtaaaaatatgatataagtATTGAAGAGAAACAACAATATCTTTAATTCCTTACTGTCACCCCACCACGTGAATGCACATATGTTCtacttcaaaaatatttattgcttTAAGATCTACTAACAtgtttaaaaatgaaattattatatgaaCTTGTTGAAAATCCAACCAGTTTCGACCATATTATCTTTTCTGGTCAGCCttagaaatttcataaataaattgaagtgCCAATAATCAAATGCTCTTCTTCTATTAGAACATTAGTATTTGGTTGATAATtaagattaataaataattccatcttttatgaattaataacGATTAGAATTGTTATATTCCATAAAACAATATTCTTAGTTTGGATCATTTCCTATTCTCATtctaatgaaatattaaaataccaataaataaactaaaattaaagcaaTAATGACATTGGCCAATCATAAAGTTGTGGCCCTAAAACAATGAACCAACCCATTAATATGcaagaaaatcaaatactccctccatcccggctaagatgacacattccttagccggcacggggttttaggagtaattggttaatgtgtttaattggagagagaaaaggtgggtggaagtattaaaatagagagagaaagaaaggtgaatattttaataggggtgtagaaaaagtggttgagtgtattaattggagagaaaaagtttccaaaaaaggaaatgtgtcatcttagttgggacaaactaaaaaggaaaacgtgtcatcttaagcgggacggagggagtaacatttcatgaaaatgaaatttgaaattcatagGAGGATAAACATTCCAAAATATCTAACCCCAATAGACTAATAGAGTAACAAACGCAAGCAGGCATGTcacataatttcttaaaactcgtaccgatattcaaaatttaacaaGCTTGCGGATTGAGCAGCTGGCCGACGAATAGAACTAGCCCGCTCGTGTCCTCTCTAATAGTGAAGATGAAAGGATGGTCGGCCACAAACCTCGGCCGCCGCACACTGGACTGGTACATGTGTTACACTGTTACAGCCGCGGCCTCGGTGCCCTCCTCATTCACCTCCACACACGCCTTGTGCAGTATCTCGTCAGCCGAGAGCTCCTCTCCGGAGATTCCTCCACCATCTCTCTCAATCCACCCCCCTCAAAAATACCCACCACTCCAAACTCCTTCAAAACCCTAGACACTTCAAACAAGAAGCCCATCTTAAACTTAGGCATGCGAAATTCCGCATGACCCATCTTCTCGTTGTCAGGGAGATGGCGCTCCACAAACCCGGGCTCAGAGCAAACTCTCTCCATCAAAGATGGCAGCCCGTCTTGGCATCCGGGAGATAGATGTACATGGAGAATCTGCTCGTGTCCCTGCCATGATGGTAAGGTAACTTCACAACTTTGAAGCCATCGAAGATGCCTATGTATTGCTTGTCCCGGCTGGTCATGAAGGGCACGCGAATAGAGCTTCCGTTTAAGAGGTGGAAATCTGCATCTCTTGTTAGATCTGCGTCGAATTCGTTGCTCCATGTTCCTTTGAAATAGACTGCATTTGTGAAGATGAGTCTTGTCAAGTCGAAGATTGAATTTGGTCGGAGTACTTCTGTGATGCGGCCATTTGTTGCCTTCTCACACCACAAGTTCACTTTTTGCCTAGCCTCTTCTGTCTTTGAAAGTATTAAGATACACAATTTTAGCataacactacaaaaaaacaATAGCGTTTGCGagcaattatgcattaaaacacgtgtggtttcaaaagtttctatttcaaGGACTgaggtagtactattttagtttatacAGTAATTAGCATATCGCATCTCCCAATTTTTTGTCTAACAAACCGAACTTcacctatatataattatatattatatcgGATgataaaaaagtactccatttgtcccattaaaattatcgcattaaaaaaatgaaacgtttttaaaaatggaaacaacattCTCTCTGTCTTACTTTGCTCTCTCCTCAGTTAACTCATAGAACAACACGGACCACTAAATTGAGAATAAACTTGAATACCTGATACCAAAAATCAACATGTTGGGCAACTGCCTTGTAAGAATTCTGGACAATATCTCGAAAAGCCGGCTTGAGAGTCAGGCTCTGATCGACCCAGAGTCCATTCTTTGTTGACAAGAGGGGCCCACCGGCATGTCCCTCGGCGAAAATCGTGGCCACAATTTTCGAGTAGAAGGAACTAAGGTGTTCCACGCGCTCTGATTTGAGATAAGTGAGAATCTGGTCGCGCGCTGAGCCACTCGATCCGGCGGCGCATAGAGACAATGCAACGTGGATGGAGAGGGGCGAGACGACGACATTTTCGGTTTGGTTGTCTGCGGCGATCACGTGCTTCGCAAGGGAAAGGTAGCCGTCTGTCGCTTTCTTCACTAGTCGCTTGTTGAGAGAGATTTTCGACAGCCGCCGCAAGGGAGTTTTAAGAGGCattattgattatattatgaatattgTTATCAAAAGGGTCAAaggaatttatttatagatgaGAGACAAGGGTAGGGTTTCTTGACTTGGGCATCACCCTACCGATTTACAATTTACTATATTGACTTCAAAATCTTGGTTGAATATTCATGAGCaacatttgaaatttgatttagttttattccattatttgaaaataattcgTGATGCTATTTTAATATCTCCAAATCTCCCTCGTCCACGGAATTCCAGTTGAAACCCCTGCCGTCGCGGCAGCCCCCGGTCGGTGGACGTCCCCCGAATCTGTTAACTGGAAAGGTTTCCTGGCGGCGTGATCCCCACACGGCCTTGccgttgttgttgttgtaatTGTTGTTATTGTTGTAACGCTTCATATGAGTACTCAATGAAAGCACCCGATGTTAGGGACTCGGTCCCCTGAACGACGATCGGCGGCTCTTGCTCGGCGATCACGATACGACCAGCGCCCGGGTTAGGGTCGACGGCTGCTAGAGACGGCTGTGCGCGGGAATTCTCTCCCGTCGGGCAGCAGTTCTTCTAGGTTTAACGATATGTTCAAAGATAAGTTTGGGCAAATAATAGTTTTCATTCATAATAAAGTTTATGAACatagccctatttatagactaGTTTATGAACatagccctatttatagactaaGGACCCTAGAGTTGGTTTGACTCCTAAACCTAATTCATCTCGggaaagaacaaaaaaaaaaacccgaAACAGAGCTTATAATTACGCTCGACTCATTActggaattaaataataaaaataaactaatatccaaaaataagaaataaaataaaaggaaaaaatactCCTAAAGCTATTTGGGAACGTAGTCGCTCAACAAGTCCGGCGGGCGACGGTTCCTCTTCGGCTTTGTTGTTGCGATGGACGGATGCTTCCCTTTCGCCGGTGTCATCGGCGTCTCTGCAGTCGCTACGTCCGTCTCGGCTGCCTTCGCCGGTGGCTGTTGCGGTTCCTGTTCAAGGGCGGTATCAAAGATGCACTTTCGATTATCAGTAGGCAATGTATCAACAGCTTTCTTACTATCTCATTGTTGTCCTAGTTATAGGTAATATCTTAATCaagtcatttcatttcatttgccGCAATAATCTTATTTAAATCATACTAGTATCTTCTTGTATAATCTTCATTggatataatactataaacgACAAGAcgattaattttttgaaagagATATCTGTTTACATCATGTAAATAGTAGTTGATGTTTGAGCGAAAAGTTAGAGATAACCAAGGGTTGCAATTTTGTTACTTGCTATGTTATATACTCCTTTTGCATAGCATGGAATGCACATATGTATACCATTTAACTTAGAGTAAAGGCTAAAATTGGTCTTaaacatatgatcattttatgtttttggtcctaaaattatctttaagattttttggtcctgcacatatggaaatttgatcattttggtcctccgtcaacatttccgttaaaaactaaggGTCAACGAGTTTAatcccaattttgaccaaattagacttttaatttggattttttactccctaattaattccctaatCTGGAGAAATCCAATTAGTCCGCCCTCTTCTCACCGTCGCCGTCGCCATCGAGCGCAAGCCaccctccttctccatctcacTCTCGCAGTCTCCGTCACCCACACAGCTGCCGTCCGCCGTTGCTGCCACTGCTTCTCGGTCGCCGCCGAGTTTGGTACGAGCAGCTGCGGTCAGCCACGATCAGCTCATCTCTCTTCGCAGTCCCTCCTTCATGCCGCCGCCTCCGTCACCGGCATCTAGCAGATCTCGCCATCCATCGTAGTTGCTGATCATCCAGCGCTGCCGCTGCTGTGCGGTCGTGATGCAGACTGAAGCCGCCGCCTTCGTCGCGGTCAGCCCCTGCTCCCCCTCGCTGCTCGCCCTCGCCCTCGCCGCCACTGCCGGACACGCACAGGCAGCGGCATCGCCTTCTTGTGTGGTGAAGAATCTGCCTTTGATAATCTGAACTTCTGTCCACTCTCTTGAGGGAATGTGTAACGTGAAAGTAATAGATAATTGCTAGGGTTTGCTGAAACTGATTTGGTTCCTAATTTTCAGGTAGTGCAGATCATGGCCTCATTGATTTTGTGGAACGGAAAATCTTGTGTTGGCCGTTTAATTTTCATGGAATAATTGGGTTTCTCCAAAAGTGCTATTTGCTATGATATGTGTGAGGTGATGTtgataaaaaatgttttggtCAGAATCTGAGCAGGAAAACGACGGCGAGGAGGAGTGATTTGGCGGCGAGGGCGCTGGGACTTTCTAGTGTGAGAATCTAAGCCGAAAACGGAGgcaaagagagagaaggagagggTGAGGAGAGAGACGAGGAAGGAGAACGggaagatggagaaggagggaGGGGAGGTGCGGAGGAATGGGAAGAGGGAGTAGAGCAAGCGGAGggagaagaggaggaggagggaggTGGCGGCAGAGGGTCGAGAAATGGGGctaatttagtaaaataatgagggagtaaaaatcagaataaaagtctaatttagtcaaaatcgggattaaacccgttgaTCGTTAGTTTTTATCGAAATTGTTGACGGGAGgaccaaaataatcaaatttccatatgttcaagaccacaaaatcaaaagataatgtataagaccaaaaatttaaaatgaccatatgttcaggaccaattttggcatTTACTCTTTAACCTACTCCAGCATACGAAAATCATGTTTTataacttatttaaaataaattgcacCACCAAGATTTACTTcagtatattttttgtattacaATAGTTAACACTATATACGTTTTGacctttttttatctatgttaaaattaaagaagtaGACATAttataaagagagaataaagtaagagagtaaaataagtgagaagaaatgtgttaacTTTTGATAGAAATGGAAATGACCCCACTAAAATGGAACGCACCAAAATACCATGATGACTCCACTGCTTCAAAATGgtgggagtaatatttttacatttaacATTATCAAAGTCCACCAATACTAATTCGAAGGGAGTGTGTCTGTGTGTATGTAACATTGATCCTAACActtcaaaatacaaaaacattatcaaagccTCATATTATACCCTTTTCAGTCCTCCAAAAACAGACTTAATAATGGacgatacgagttttaatacaaaataagtaaagtatgacataatgtaaataaatagagtTGGTAAAGTATGATAGcaaaagtgaaagaaaaagaaaaaatcaaaaataaaatgggactaactttctaattttattgaacGAATGAAAagatatactccctttgtccgcCAAAACCTGACacgtttttatattttgtgtttgtcCGCCGTATAAAGACgcatttacctttttttcatttttagtaagtgGACCACATACTCTACTAACTTATTACACTCTCATTTTACTACAAAAgtacattaatatataaaaatgatactcatgTTCCGctaaattttctatataaagtcaaataatttcttaaaactcgcgtCGAGT harbors:
- the LOC125220602 gene encoding serpin-ZX-like; its protein translation is MPLKTPLRRLSKISLNKRLVKKATDGYLSLAKHVIAADNQTENVVVSPLSIHVALSLCAAGSSGSARDQILTYLKSERVEHLSSFYSKIVATIFAEGHAGGPLLSTKNGLWVDQSLTLKPAFRDIVQNSYKAVAQHVDFWYQTEEARQKVNLWCEKATNGRITEVLRPNSIFDLTRLIFTNAVYFKGTWSNEFDADLTRDADFHLLNGSSIRVPFMTSRDKQYIGIFDGFKVVKLPYHHGRDTSRFSMYIYLPDAKTGCHL
- the LOC125218223 gene encoding dual-specificity RNA methyltransferase RlmN; amino-acid sequence: MAFKWKSVFDVSAIKSDFQVAGLNPNFIPQIWKHVLKNPDCRWDDIPSLPSAAYHLLHSKFKPSTSTVHAAIDSSDLVTTKLLIKLQNGEFVEAVIMRYDTRLGKYDGKPRLGGPRSTLCVSSQVGCKMGCNFCATGSMGFKSNLTSGEILEQLVHASRISAIRNVVFMGMGEPLNNYSAVVDAIRAMTAFPFQLSPKKITLSTVGIIHGINKLQKDMPNLNLAVSLHAPVQEIRCQIMPAARAFPLERLMNALQEYQTTSQQKILIEYIMLDAVNDEEQHAHQLGKLLETLQSVVNLIPFNPIGSLSCYSTSDDQKVIKFQKILRGTYNIRTTIRKQMGQDISGACGQLVIKKPDILTDIEDLRI